In Podospora pseudoanserina strain CBS 124.78 chromosome 5, whole genome shotgun sequence, a single window of DNA contains:
- the QA4 gene encoding 3-dehydroshikimate dehydratase (COG:E; EggNog:ENOG503NXVV), with product MPARCSHKREGLHPLCTPLNAPGQAAVDVILTSSCTLPTSSKQLDRMPSKLAITSMSLGRCYAGHSFTTKLDMARKYGYQGLELFHEDLADVAYRLSGETPSPCGPSPAAQLAAARQVLRMCQVRNIEIVCLQPFSQYDGLLDREEHERRLEQLEFWIELAHELDTDIIQIPANFLPAEEVTEDISLIVSDLQEVADMGLQANPPIRFVYEALCWSTRVDTWERSWEVVQRVNRPNFGVCLDTFNIAGRVYADPTVASGRTPNAEEAIRKSIARLVERVDVSKVFYVQVVDAEKLKKPLVPGHRFYDPEQPARMSWSRNCRLFYGEKDRGAYLPVKEIAWAFFNGLGFEGWVSLELFNRRMSDTGFGVPEELARRGAVSWAKLVRDMKITVDSPTQQQATQQPIRMLSLSAAL from the exons ATGCCTGCTCGCTGCTCACACAAACGGGAGGGATTACAC CCACTCTGTACACCGCTGAACGCCCCCGGCCAGGCTGCCGTGGATGTGAttctcacctcctcctgcacTTTGCCC ACATCATCAAAGCAGCTTGACAGGATGCCTTCCAAACTCGCCATCACTTCCATGTCACTTGGCCGGTGTTATGCCGGCCACTCCTTTACCACTAAACTCGATATGGCCCGGAAATATGGCTATCAAGGCCTAGAGCTCTTCCACGAGGACTTGGCTGATGTAGCCTATCGTCTCTCCGGAGAGACCCCTTCCCCGTGTGGCCCGTCCCCAGCAGCCCAGCTCGCGGCTGCCCGTCAAGTCCTCCGCATGTGCCAAGTCAGAAACATTGAAATCGTCTGCCTCCAGCCCTTCAGCCAGTACGACGGCCTACTCGACCGCGAGGAACACGAGCGCCGTCTGGAGCAGCTCGAGTTCTGGATCGAGCTCGCCCACGAGCTTGACACAGACATTATCCAAATCCCCGCCAACTTTCTCCCCGCCGAGGAAGTAACTGAGGACATTTCGCTCATCGTCTCGGACCTTCAAGAAGTGGCCGACATGGGCCTGCAGGCCAACCCACCCATCCGCTTTGTCTACGAGGCCCTGTGCTGGAGCACTCGTGTCGACACTTGGGAGCGTagctgggaggtggtgcagaGGGTGAACAGGCCCAACTTTGGCGTGTGCCTGGACACTTTCAACATTGCGGGGCGGGTATATGCTGATCCGACGGTTGCCTCTGGCCGCACCCCCAACGCGGAGGAAGCGATACGGAAGTCGATTGCGCGGCTCGTTGAAAGGGTCGATGTCAGCAAGGTCTTTTATGTGCAGGTTGTGGACGCtgagaagttgaagaagccgCTGGTGCCGGGTCATCGGTTTTATGACCCGGAGCAgccggcgaggatgagctggTCAAGGAACTGCAGGTTATTCTACGGGGAGAAGGACAGAGGGGCGTATTTGCCCGTCAAGGAGATTGCCTGGGCCTTCTTCAACGGGCTCGGATTCGAGGGTTGGGTCAGTCTGGAGCTCTTCAACAGAAGAATGTCGGACACAGGCTTTGGGGTGcccgaggagctggccaGGAGAGGGGCCGTGTCGTGGGCAAAGCTGGTGAGGGACATGAAGATCACTGTTGATTcaccaacacaacaacaagccacaCAGCAGCCCATCAGGATGCTGTCGCTGTCAGCGGCTTTGTAA
- a CDS encoding hypothetical protein (EggNog:ENOG503P36E; COG:H) encodes MSRRILLINGPNLNLLGKREPHIYGSTTLEDIETQARQQAHELGVEIDTFQSNHEGAIVDRIQETAGWGPNARETDTLGKRVSAIIINAGALTHTSVAVRDALAAVAIPFVELHVSNVHARETFRAHSYLSDKAVAVICGMGAYGYSAAIEFAAKYLKIDGE; translated from the coding sequence ATGTCACGTCGCATCCTGCTCATCAACGGCCCCAACTTGAATCTCTTGGGCAAACGAGAACCTCATATTTACGGCTCAACCACCCTCGAAGATATTGAAACTCAAGCACGCCAACAAGCCCACGAACTGGGCGTCGAGATTGACACATTCCAGTCTAATCACGAGGGCGCCATAGTTGACCGCATTCAAGAGACTGCAGGTTGGGGACCAAACGCGCGAGAAACCGACACACTGGGAAAGAGAGTGTCCGCCATTATCATCAATGCAGGGGCTCTGACACATACGAGTGTAGCTGTTCGTGATGCGCTCGCAGCGGTGGCGATCCCTTTTGTTGAACTTCATGTATCTAATGTCCACGCAAGAGAGACTTTCCGGGCGCATAGCTACTTGAGTGACAAAGCCGTGGCTGTAATTTGTGGGATGGGAGCATACGGATACAGTGCTGCGATAGAGTTTGCAGCGAAATACCTGAAGATCGATGGAGAATAA